One Miscanthus floridulus cultivar M001 chromosome 11, ASM1932011v1, whole genome shotgun sequence DNA window includes the following coding sequences:
- the LOC136494823 gene encoding uncharacterized protein: MAPPPTPPRSRMPPTSPPLRTPLATPSGRTALRSQGISASADSTALGTHRHRYTEATLEVEDDLGFSSPYVPSGMGEMWTLYVHCKNGLPDQDYVMFKLERPHIKLSTLTSLKDQLGYNARDFLYYKKRCGRDVASLQPLDFVRHAEIMLQDNESEKEIRLVLSKEQETAQQVSITPLKRPRQQLEEDEHPFMDDPFDAYKDWLKKL, from the exons atggcgccgccgcctacGCCACCTCGGTCCAGGATGCCCCCGACATCACCTCCGTTGAGGACGCCACTGGCAACGCCTTCAGGCAGGACGGCGCTTCGTTCGCAAGGCATCAGCGCCAGCGCAGACTCCACCGCCTTGGGTACCCATCGCCATCGATATACTGAGGCCACCCTCGAAGTAGAAGATGATCTTGGGTTCTCTTCTCCATATGTCCCCAG TGGCATGGGCGAAATGTGGACTCTTTATGTTCATTGCAAGAATGGACTTCCAGATCAGGATTATGTAATGTTCAAATTGGAAAGGCCTCATATAAAATTGTCAACCTTGACATCTCTTAAGGACCAGCTTGGGTATAATGCCCGGGACTTCTTGTACTACAAGAAGCGTTGTGGAAGAGATGTTGCAAGTCTTCAGCCCCTCGATTTTGTCAGACATGCAGAGATTATGCTACAAGACAATGAGAGTGAGAAGGAAATCAGATTAGTACTCTCAAAGGAACAAGAGACAGCACAACAAGTCAGCATAACACCCCTCAAGCGACCAAGGCAGCAGCTGGAAGAAGATGAGCATCCGTTTATGGATGATCCTTTTGATGCATACAAGGACTGGCTAAAGAAGCTATGA